In one window of Eggerthella guodeyinii DNA:
- a CDS encoding FAD-dependent oxidoreductase, which produces MADFDAIVVGSGCAGAVAAYELAQAGKSVLVVERGNFAGAKNMTGGRIYSHSLKKVFPDFEQEAPLERKITHERMAFMDPTSQMAIDFTSPELAEEAKDSYSVLRAPFDQWLASKAEDAGAEYICGIAVEELLKDESGKVVGVRAGEDEITAEVTIVAEGVNSLLCERSLGNPRPKASQMAVGIKQVFELPAGQIEDRFLVPEGEGAAMLFVGDCTHGNVGGGFLYTNKDSISLGLVATISLAADGSNEVPVYQMLEDFKNHPAVAPIIRGAKLVEHSGHMVPEGGYDMVPQYVFDGALVAGESAGLCMNMGYQVRGMDFAVASGQMAGLAAVKALDAGDTSAAGLSSYKTAMENSFVIQDLATFRKWPHTMEGWSSMFTDYPVMVKEIFNAMFSVDGEPQKPLMKRMMPIVKKRGLFKLAGEVRKAVKSL; this is translated from the coding sequence ATGGCTGATTTCGACGCGATCGTCGTCGGCTCCGGATGCGCGGGCGCCGTGGCGGCCTACGAGCTCGCCCAGGCCGGCAAGAGCGTCCTCGTGGTCGAGCGCGGCAACTTCGCCGGCGCGAAGAACATGACCGGCGGGCGCATCTACTCCCACTCGCTCAAGAAGGTCTTCCCGGATTTCGAGCAGGAAGCCCCCCTCGAGCGCAAGATCACCCACGAGCGCATGGCGTTCATGGATCCCACCTCGCAGATGGCCATCGACTTCACGAGCCCCGAGCTCGCCGAGGAGGCCAAGGACTCCTACAGCGTGCTGCGCGCCCCGTTCGACCAGTGGCTCGCGAGCAAGGCCGAGGACGCCGGCGCCGAGTACATCTGCGGCATCGCCGTCGAGGAGCTGCTGAAGGACGAGTCCGGCAAGGTCGTCGGCGTGCGCGCCGGCGAGGACGAGATCACCGCCGAGGTGACGATCGTCGCCGAGGGCGTGAACTCGCTTTTGTGCGAGCGCAGCCTCGGCAACCCCCGCCCGAAGGCGAGCCAGATGGCCGTGGGCATCAAGCAGGTGTTCGAGCTTCCCGCGGGCCAGATCGAGGACCGCTTCCTCGTGCCCGAGGGCGAAGGCGCGGCCATGCTGTTCGTGGGCGACTGCACGCATGGCAACGTGGGCGGCGGCTTCCTGTACACGAACAAGGACTCCATCTCGCTCGGCCTTGTGGCCACCATCTCGCTGGCCGCCGATGGCTCCAACGAGGTCCCGGTCTACCAGATGCTCGAGGACTTCAAGAACCACCCGGCCGTGGCCCCCATCATCCGCGGCGCGAAGCTCGTGGAGCACTCCGGCCACATGGTGCCCGAGGGCGGCTACGACATGGTGCCGCAGTACGTCTTCGACGGCGCGCTCGTGGCGGGCGAGTCGGCGGGCCTGTGCATGAACATGGGCTACCAGGTGCGCGGCATGGACTTCGCCGTGGCGTCCGGCCAGATGGCGGGGCTTGCGGCCGTGAAGGCGCTCGACGCGGGCGACACGTCGGCCGCGGGCCTGTCCTCCTACAAGACCGCGATGGAGAACTCCTTCGTCATCCAGGACCTGGCGACGTTCCGCAAGTGGCCCCACACCATGGAGGGCTGGTCGAGCATGTTCACCGACTACCCGGTCATGGTGAAGGAGATCTTCAACGCCATGTTCAGCGTGGACGGCGAGCCGCAGAAGCCGCTGATGAAGCGTATGATGCCCATTGTGAAGAAGCGCGGCCTGTTCAAGCTGGCCGGCGAGGTGAGGAAGGCGGTGAAGTCGCTGTGA
- a CDS encoding electron transfer flavoprotein subunit alpha/FixB family protein, with protein MKALVIAERADAARELAAGARTMADEVVLVSFGEAPEAVADKIARISVPEGSVVDDAADTVISVFDAEQPGVVIVEPTRHMKVIAGKLAAHANTSVITDVMSFEDGAKSLYFGGVAERVQKAAGDVAVYTVGAGAFEGAEASGANAVEDVAWVAPANPVKLVSSSPIQKSGVDLNKADIVVAAGRGFAEESELDLARALCDKLGGGLACSRPLTEGVDWLPTELYVGVSGLMLSPKVYVACGISGQMQHMVGCNRAGALFAINKDKNAPVFKQCDYGLVGDIKDVLPALAAAL; from the coding sequence ATGAAAGCACTCGTTATCGCTGAACGCGCGGACGCCGCCCGGGAGCTCGCTGCTGGCGCTCGCACCATGGCCGACGAGGTCGTCCTCGTCTCCTTCGGCGAGGCCCCCGAGGCCGTCGCCGACAAGATCGCCCGCATCTCCGTGCCCGAGGGCTCCGTCGTCGACGACGCCGCCGACACCGTGATCTCCGTGTTCGACGCCGAGCAGCCGGGCGTCGTGATCGTCGAGCCGACCCGTCATATGAAGGTGATCGCCGGCAAGCTGGCCGCCCATGCGAACACCTCCGTCATCACCGACGTCATGTCCTTCGAGGACGGCGCCAAGAGCCTGTACTTCGGCGGCGTGGCCGAGCGCGTGCAGAAGGCCGCGGGCGACGTGGCCGTCTACACGGTGGGCGCGGGCGCCTTCGAGGGCGCCGAGGCCTCCGGCGCGAACGCCGTGGAGGACGTCGCCTGGGTCGCCCCGGCGAACCCCGTGAAGCTCGTCTCGTCCAGCCCCATCCAGAAGAGCGGCGTGGATCTGAACAAGGCCGACATCGTCGTGGCCGCCGGCCGCGGCTTCGCCGAGGAGTCCGAGCTCGACCTGGCGCGCGCCCTGTGCGACAAGCTGGGCGGCGGCCTGGCCTGCTCGCGCCCCCTCACCGAGGGCGTGGACTGGCTCCCCACCGAGCTGTACGTGGGCGTCTCCGGCCTCATGCTGTCGCCGAAGGTGTACGTGGCCTGCGGCATCTCCGGCCAGATGCAGCACATGGTGGGCTGCAACCGCGCCGGCGCGCTCTTCGCCATCAACAAGGACAAGAACGCCCCCGTGTTCAAGCAGTGCGACTACGGCCTGGTGGGCGACATCAAGGACGTCCTGCCGGCTCTGGCCGCCGCCCTGTAA
- the fixA gene encoding putative electron transfer flavoprotein FixA, which produces MNIVAAFKVVPDDQDIQVSADGSLDYSKAKNTVSAYDLNAIEAAAQLAAANEGSKVVAVTVGGADIDDSKLKKNVLARGVDELYMTADAACADLDANAAAAVLAELVGTVGGFDVILCGDGSADNYAQQVDVQLAAKLGLPVVNAATKITAKGDVLEVERTLEDVVEVVEVPLPAVVSVAPDIALPRIPGMKDILAAGKKPMNVAGAAGAYENAIDVVSCLAPKQADRKQEILEASADGAIAQFAAALKAAL; this is translated from the coding sequence ATGAACATCGTTGCTGCTTTCAAGGTGGTTCCCGACGATCAGGATATCCAGGTGTCGGCTGACGGCTCGCTGGACTACTCCAAGGCGAAGAACACCGTGTCCGCCTACGACCTGAACGCCATCGAGGCCGCCGCTCAGCTGGCCGCCGCCAACGAGGGCTCGAAGGTGGTCGCCGTTACCGTGGGAGGCGCCGACATCGACGACTCCAAGCTCAAGAAGAACGTGCTCGCCCGCGGCGTGGACGAGCTGTACATGACGGCCGACGCCGCGTGCGCCGACCTCGACGCCAACGCCGCCGCGGCCGTCCTGGCCGAGCTCGTCGGAACCGTGGGGGGCTTCGACGTCATCCTCTGCGGCGACGGCTCCGCCGACAACTACGCGCAGCAGGTGGACGTGCAGCTGGCCGCGAAGCTGGGCCTGCCCGTGGTGAACGCCGCCACGAAGATCACCGCGAAGGGCGACGTGCTCGAGGTCGAGCGCACGCTCGAGGACGTGGTCGAGGTCGTCGAGGTGCCGCTGCCGGCCGTCGTGTCGGTCGCTCCCGACATCGCGCTGCCCCGCATCCCCGGCATGAAGGACATCCTCGCCGCCGGCAAGAAGCCGATGAACGTGGCGGGCGCCGCCGGCGCGTACGAGAACGCCATCGACGTCGTGTCCTGCCTCGCGCCGAAGCAGGCCGACCGCAAGCAGGAGATCCTCGAGGCCTCGGCCGACGGCGCCATCGCGCAGTTCGCCGCCGCCCTCAAGGCCGCGCTGTAA
- a CDS encoding enoyl-CoA hydratase/isomerase family protein: MADYYGTDTVVSELREDGLLIIRINRPDVANALNGETSKAMENIMNNAELDPAVRAIIVTGTGKVFCAGEDLSELSEGGECQTVTEHGFGGLTARLCSKPVIAACNGSAAGGGMEIALSCDMVVASERAKFGCTEVGLGIIASTGGLVRLARDVNRKDCMELLLTGKKILAPEAKALGLINYVVPAEEVMDKAIELAEQCLKNAPLALKWTKYIVHAADQMSEEDAMRYSDAAYRFLEKTADGIEGPAAFVEKRTPNWQGK, from the coding sequence ATGGCAGATTACTATGGCACCGACACCGTCGTATCCGAACTTCGCGAGGACGGCCTGCTGATCATCCGCATCAACCGACCCGACGTGGCGAACGCCCTCAACGGCGAAACCTCCAAGGCCATGGAGAACATCATGAACAACGCCGAGCTTGATCCCGCGGTGCGCGCGATCATCGTCACCGGCACCGGCAAGGTGTTCTGCGCGGGCGAGGACCTCTCCGAGCTCAGCGAAGGCGGCGAGTGCCAGACCGTGACCGAGCACGGCTTCGGCGGCCTGACCGCGCGCCTGTGCTCCAAGCCGGTCATCGCGGCCTGCAACGGCTCCGCGGCCGGCGGCGGCATGGAGATCGCCCTGTCCTGCGACATGGTCGTGGCCTCCGAGCGCGCCAAGTTCGGCTGCACCGAAGTGGGTCTCGGCATCATCGCCTCCACGGGCGGCCTCGTGCGCCTCGCCCGCGACGTCAACCGCAAGGACTGCATGGAGCTGCTGCTCACCGGCAAGAAGATCTTGGCCCCCGAGGCGAAGGCGCTCGGCCTGATCAACTACGTCGTGCCGGCCGAGGAAGTCATGGACAAGGCCATCGAGCTGGCCGAGCAGTGCCTGAAGAACGCGCCTCTGGCCCTGAAGTGGACGAAGTACATCGTGCACGCCGCCGACCAGATGTCCGAAGAGGACGCCATGCGCTACAGCGACGCCGCGTACCGCTTCCTCGAGAAGACCGCCGACGGCATCGAGGGCCCGGCCGCCTTCGTCGAGAAGCGCACCCCGAACTGGCAGGGCAAGTAA
- a CDS encoding GNAT family N-acetyltransferase encodes MSAVICLRDHPELLDEAARWFSERWAVPCAAYRASMEECLGRPDGTVQWYAVRDGEGVIVAGAGVIANDFHDRTDLSPNLCALYVEPAHRGRGLARRLLDFARADLGARGCERLYLITDHVGLYERCGWEFVCMAVDDEGAQVRLYGADATR; translated from the coding sequence ATGAGCGCCGTCATCTGCCTGCGCGACCATCCCGAACTGCTCGACGAGGCCGCGCGTTGGTTCTCGGAACGTTGGGCCGTGCCGTGCGCGGCCTACCGCGCCAGCATGGAGGAGTGCCTCGGCCGCCCCGACGGCACGGTGCAGTGGTACGCCGTGCGCGACGGCGAGGGCGTCATCGTCGCCGGCGCAGGCGTCATCGCCAACGACTTCCACGACCGCACCGACCTCTCCCCCAACCTCTGCGCGCTGTACGTGGAGCCCGCGCACCGCGGCCGCGGGCTCGCCCGCCGGCTGCTCGACTTCGCGCGGGCCGACCTGGGCGCGCGCGGCTGCGAGCGCCTGTACCTGATCACCGACCACGTGGGGCTGTACGAGCGCTGCGGTTGGGAATTCGTCTGCATGGCCGTCGACGACGAGGGCGCGCAGGTGCGCCTCTACGGCGCTGACGCGACGCGGTAG
- a CDS encoding MFS transporter, with protein sequence MNNVKQMTQVTSPPMGEIADSAKQIGEDVVDKVKKSAKKTMDDVAMTPFLRKITFFSSGGSFLDGYVLSLIGVALTQITPLFNLDEAWSAAIGASVLLGIFVGTIAGGYLTDRIGRKKMFIVDIVAIGVFSILSVFCSDPLQLVLARFFIGVFVGADYPIATSLIAEFTPKQHRSISMGMVSAAWYLGATVAAFVGYFLYSVPNGWQWMLGSAVIPCIILLVGRHDIPESPMWLAQKGRTEEADAVMKRVFGEGVELELEEPGEKTSLRKVFAGGYAKRIVFLGILTLCQVVPMYAIYTFGPEIMTAFGLGQGHEAILGESVVSLFFLIGSIPAMFWLNSMGRRPLLIRSLALMAVGLVILGVFPNAPVVVIILGFGLYAFFSGGPGILQWLYPNELFPTEVRASAVGIAIAFSRIGTIVATYGTPLFLAAYGVGPTMLIAAGLVILGLVLSVFMAPETKGKSLLETSSLDEGDASPRRA encoded by the coding sequence ATGAACAACGTAAAGCAGATGACCCAGGTGACCAGCCCTCCGATGGGCGAGATCGCCGATAGCGCCAAGCAGATCGGCGAGGACGTGGTCGACAAGGTGAAGAAGTCGGCCAAGAAGACCATGGACGACGTCGCCATGACGCCCTTCCTCCGCAAGATCACGTTCTTCTCGAGCGGCGGCTCGTTCCTCGACGGCTACGTGCTCTCGCTCATCGGCGTCGCCCTCACGCAGATCACGCCGCTGTTCAACCTCGACGAGGCCTGGAGCGCGGCCATCGGCGCGTCGGTTCTGCTGGGCATCTTCGTGGGCACGATCGCGGGCGGCTACCTCACCGACCGCATTGGGCGCAAGAAGATGTTCATCGTCGACATCGTGGCCATCGGAGTGTTCTCCATCCTGAGCGTGTTCTGCTCCGATCCGCTCCAGCTCGTGCTGGCGCGCTTCTTCATCGGCGTGTTCGTGGGCGCCGACTATCCCATCGCCACCTCGCTCATCGCCGAGTTCACGCCCAAGCAGCACCGCTCCATCTCGATGGGCATGGTGTCGGCCGCCTGGTACCTCGGCGCCACCGTGGCGGCGTTCGTGGGGTACTTCCTCTACAGCGTGCCCAACGGCTGGCAATGGATGCTCGGCTCGGCCGTCATTCCCTGCATTATCCTGCTGGTCGGGCGCCACGACATCCCCGAGTCGCCCATGTGGCTGGCCCAGAAGGGCCGCACCGAGGAGGCGGACGCCGTCATGAAGCGCGTCTTCGGCGAGGGCGTCGAGCTCGAGCTGGAGGAGCCGGGCGAGAAGACCAGCCTGCGCAAGGTGTTCGCCGGCGGCTACGCCAAGCGCATCGTGTTCCTGGGCATCCTGACGCTGTGCCAGGTGGTGCCCATGTACGCCATCTACACGTTCGGTCCCGAGATCATGACGGCCTTCGGGCTGGGGCAGGGCCACGAGGCCATCCTGGGCGAGAGCGTGGTCAGCCTGTTCTTCCTCATCGGCTCCATCCCGGCCATGTTCTGGCTGAACTCGATGGGGCGGCGCCCGCTGCTCATCCGCTCGCTCGCGCTCATGGCCGTGGGCCTCGTCATCCTCGGCGTGTTCCCCAACGCGCCCGTCGTCGTGATCATCCTCGGGTTCGGCCTGTACGCGTTCTTCAGCGGCGGCCCGGGCATCCTGCAGTGGCTCTATCCCAACGAGCTGTTCCCGACCGAGGTGCGCGCCTCGGCGGTGGGCATCGCCATCGCGTTCTCGCGCATCGGCACCATCGTCGCCACGTACGGCACGCCGCTGTTCCTGGCCGCGTACGGCGTGGGCCCCACCATGCTGATCGCCGCGGGCCTCGTGATCCTCGGCCTCGTGCTGTCGGTGTTCATGGCGCCCGAGACGAAGGGCAAGTCGCTTCTGGAGACGAGCTCGCTCGACGAGGGGGATGCGAGCCCGCGCAGGGCGTAG
- a CDS encoding MaoC/PaaZ C-terminal domain-containing protein, which produces MAISTEIVGKEFGPFVREYTFKDLEICALGCNAGYDGQTDLEYVNEGDAAHPDLKVLPIFGVPLTVHEEMTRTLDYGYDYDGSLHYGFEIKLHAPFKMNDRIETFVTQDALYDRGEGRGCLSKQTGRSYSSDGTLLCETETWDVCIYDGGWGGPKPPKDIVEMPEGAPDAVVEETMPLNMPLIYRLMGDWHQQHIDFAYTEQTGLARPIAHGVSLGGFTMRHIISSFFPGEPERMTRFKTRITSPVLPGTTLQTRMWKVGDNEIRFQLVDADADETGAKPHLNFGICEWS; this is translated from the coding sequence ATGGCAATCAGCACTGAAATCGTGGGCAAGGAGTTCGGCCCGTTCGTGCGGGAGTACACGTTCAAGGACCTCGAGATCTGCGCGCTCGGCTGCAACGCCGGCTACGACGGCCAAACCGACCTCGAGTACGTGAACGAGGGGGACGCCGCCCACCCCGACCTCAAGGTGCTGCCCATCTTCGGCGTGCCGCTGACCGTGCACGAGGAGATGACGCGCACGCTGGACTACGGCTACGACTACGACGGCTCGCTGCACTACGGCTTCGAGATCAAGCTGCACGCGCCCTTCAAGATGAACGACCGCATCGAGACGTTCGTCACCCAGGACGCGCTGTACGACCGCGGCGAGGGCCGCGGCTGCCTGTCGAAGCAGACGGGCCGTTCCTACTCCTCCGACGGCACGCTCTTGTGCGAGACCGAGACGTGGGACGTGTGCATCTACGACGGCGGTTGGGGAGGCCCCAAGCCCCCGAAGGACATCGTCGAGATGCCCGAAGGCGCACCCGACGCCGTGGTGGAGGAGACCATGCCGCTCAACATGCCGCTCATCTACCGCCTCATGGGCGACTGGCACCAGCAGCACATCGACTTCGCCTACACCGAGCAGACGGGCCTCGCGCGCCCCATCGCGCACGGCGTGAGTCTCGGCGGCTTCACGATGCGCCACATCATCAGCTCGTTCTTCCCGGGCGAGCCCGAGCGCATGACGCGCTTCAAGACCCGCATCACCTCGCCGGTGCTGCCGGGCACCACGCTGCAGACCCGCATGTGGAAGGTGGGCGACAACGAGATCCGCTTCCAGCTCGTCGACGCCGACGCCGACGAGACCGGCGCCAAGCCGCATCTGAACTTCGGCATCTGCGAGTGGTCGTAG
- the caiC gene encoding crotonobetaine/carnitine-CoA ligase — protein sequence MEKVRRLTDIVGNETVRSLWDGLVAACGNREFLIFRDRTGSTSTYTYRAFDEEINRTANVFLSLGVRAGERVAVQLCTCPEFMMCLFGLAKIGAVMVPMNEQYLVEEAAFVLERTEASCALVEPKFLDLYRDVRASGPYLPKGVLVARTEDDCVEGVEAARSALGREGDLHDFSRMRAAAAVGLDEVRPLCADDPAEIIFTSGTTSRPKGVVLTHANILFSGLYGDWEVALTRDDRLLTTMPACHSNFQLAALMPVLTVGATLIVVEKYSASRFWSQIREFKATVTQCVAMMLRTLMLQPAHPDDRNHTLREILYFLPVSDAEKEAFEERFGVSLMNTYGSTESIGWVLTDPPTGARRWPSVGRAGMGYEVRIMREDGTEAEPHEVGEIQVHGVRGRTIMKEYFNDEEATARTFTADGWLKTGDKGYVDEDGWFFFVDRKVNMIKRAGENISTTELENVLVDHPLVAEAAVIGVPDPIRDQAVKAFVLPVSGAELTEEDVLAFCEEHMAGFKVPSFVEIVDSFPRTCSMKIEKKLLR from the coding sequence ATGGAAAAGGTGAGACGATTGACCGACATCGTGGGAAACGAAACGGTGCGCAGCCTGTGGGACGGCCTCGTGGCCGCCTGCGGGAACCGCGAGTTCCTCATCTTCCGCGATCGCACGGGCTCGACGAGCACGTACACGTACCGCGCGTTCGACGAGGAGATCAACCGCACGGCCAACGTGTTCTTGTCGTTGGGCGTGCGTGCCGGCGAGCGCGTGGCCGTGCAGCTGTGCACGTGCCCCGAGTTCATGATGTGCCTGTTCGGGCTCGCGAAGATCGGCGCCGTCATGGTGCCTATGAACGAGCAGTACCTCGTGGAGGAGGCCGCGTTCGTGCTCGAGCGCACCGAGGCCTCCTGCGCGCTCGTGGAGCCGAAGTTCCTCGACCTGTACCGCGACGTGCGCGCGAGCGGCCCGTACCTGCCCAAGGGCGTGCTCGTGGCCCGCACCGAGGACGACTGCGTGGAGGGCGTCGAGGCCGCCCGCAGCGCGCTCGGGCGCGAGGGGGACCTGCACGACTTCTCGCGGATGCGCGCCGCCGCCGCGGTCGGGCTCGACGAGGTGCGCCCGCTCTGCGCGGACGACCCGGCCGAGATCATCTTCACGAGCGGCACCACGTCGCGCCCGAAGGGCGTCGTGCTCACCCATGCGAACATCCTGTTCAGCGGCTTGTACGGCGACTGGGAGGTGGCGCTCACGCGCGACGACCGCCTGCTCACCACCATGCCGGCCTGCCATTCCAACTTCCAGCTGGCCGCGCTCATGCCGGTGCTCACCGTGGGCGCCACGCTCATCGTGGTGGAGAAGTACAGCGCCAGCCGCTTCTGGTCGCAGATCCGCGAGTTCAAGGCCACCGTCACGCAGTGCGTGGCCATGATGCTGCGCACGCTCATGCTGCAGCCCGCCCATCCCGACGACCGCAACCACACCCTGCGCGAGATCCTCTACTTCCTGCCGGTGTCCGACGCCGAGAAGGAGGCCTTCGAGGAGCGATTCGGCGTGTCGCTCATGAACACGTACGGCTCCACCGAGTCCATCGGCTGGGTGCTCACCGACCCGCCCACCGGCGCGCGCCGGTGGCCCTCGGTGGGACGCGCGGGCATGGGCTACGAGGTGCGCATCATGCGCGAGGACGGCACGGAGGCCGAGCCGCACGAGGTGGGCGAGATCCAGGTGCACGGCGTGCGCGGACGCACTATCATGAAGGAGTACTTCAACGACGAGGAGGCCACGGCGCGCACGTTCACCGCCGACGGCTGGCTCAAGACCGGCGACAAGGGCTACGTGGACGAGGACGGCTGGTTCTTCTTCGTGGACCGCAAGGTGAACATGATCAAGCGGGCGGGGGAGAACATCTCCACCACCGAGCTCGAGAACGTGCTGGTGGACCATCCGCTCGTCGCCGAAGCCGCCGTCATCGGCGTGCCCGATCCCATCCGCGACCAGGCGGTCAAGGCGTTCGTGCTGCCGGTTTCGGGCGCCGAGCTCACCGAGGAGGACGTGCTGGCCTTTTGCGAGGAGCACATGGCCGGGTTCAAGGTGCCCTCCTTCGTGGAGATCGTGGACAGCTTCCCGCGCACCTGCTCCATGAAAATCGAGAAGAAGCTGTTGCGGTGA
- the caiB gene encoding L-carnitine CoA-transferase, with the protein MAIPTEKPSYGPLDGVKVVYAAVELACPKAADLMADWGADVVWLENTGAGDTIRDTPYVKQAERRNQRSVALNYFSEEGKKVFFDLVKDADIFMEASKGGTWARKGITDDVLWELNPKMVIVHVSGFGQEGDPKMVKRAAYDLTVMAYSGIIMQNGTEEQPMLPGPYAGDYFNTLMIASSALAALYKAEKSGKGESIDLAMYETLLAIGQYYLVDYLNEGIKWPRPGARNQNLCGIGEFKCKDGFLGVCLYGVDQNKYFLETIGLGHLWGTEDIPEDTSGLWLSNPHADEIQKAFEDYCLANSKYDIEADFAAHRIAAQVVNDMEDLVEEEHLKLRNTWVDWETVDGETFHGLGVFPKFKNNPGQIWRPMPNQGGDTVDVMTKLGYTQEQIDELAAAGVVKIG; encoded by the coding sequence ATGGCAATTCCTACCGAAAAGCCCTCGTACGGCCCCCTCGACGGCGTCAAGGTCGTCTACGCAGCGGTGGAGCTGGCGTGCCCGAAGGCCGCCGACCTCATGGCCGACTGGGGTGCCGACGTCGTCTGGCTCGAGAACACGGGCGCGGGCGACACCATCCGCGACACCCCGTACGTGAAGCAGGCCGAGCGCCGCAACCAGCGCTCCGTCGCCCTGAACTACTTCTCCGAAGAGGGCAAGAAGGTCTTCTTCGACCTCGTGAAGGACGCTGACATCTTCATGGAGGCCTCCAAGGGCGGCACGTGGGCTCGCAAGGGCATCACCGACGACGTGCTGTGGGAGCTCAACCCCAAGATGGTCATCGTGCACGTCTCCGGCTTCGGCCAGGAGGGCGACCCCAAGATGGTCAAGCGCGCGGCGTACGACCTGACGGTCATGGCCTACTCCGGCATCATCATGCAGAACGGCACGGAGGAGCAGCCCATGCTCCCCGGACCCTACGCCGGCGACTACTTCAACACGCTCATGATCGCCTCCTCGGCGCTCGCGGCCCTCTACAAGGCCGAGAAGTCCGGCAAGGGCGAGAGCATCGACCTGGCCATGTACGAGACGCTGCTGGCCATCGGCCAGTACTACCTCGTCGACTACCTCAACGAGGGCATCAAGTGGCCCCGTCCCGGCGCCCGCAACCAGAACCTCTGCGGCATCGGCGAGTTCAAGTGCAAGGACGGCTTCCTGGGCGTGTGCCTGTACGGCGTCGACCAGAACAAGTACTTCCTCGAGACGATCGGCCTCGGCCATCTGTGGGGCACCGAGGACATCCCCGAGGACACCTCGGGACTGTGGCTGTCCAACCCGCACGCCGACGAGATCCAGAAGGCGTTCGAGGACTACTGCCTGGCGAACTCCAAGTACGACATCGAAGCCGACTTCGCCGCGCACCGCATCGCCGCTCAGGTGGTCAACGACATGGAGGACCTCGTCGAGGAGGAGCACCTGAAGCTCCGCAACACCTGGGTCGACTGGGAGACGGTCGACGGCGAGACGTTCCACGGCCTCGGCGTGTTCCCGAAGTTCAAGAACAACCCGGGCCAGATCTGGCGCCCGATGCCGAACCAGGGCGGCGACACCGTCGACGTCATGACGAAGCTGGGCTACACGCAGGAGCAGATCGACGAGCTGGCCGCGGCCGGCGTCGTGAAGATCGGCTAG
- the caiA gene encoding crotonobetainyl-CoA dehydrogenase gives MDFKLTDEQELIVDSYREYMESENWETYFHECDEKHEYPLRWVKGLCELGFDQIMLPESHGGLGLEQPCVTLMAVYEVLGRFGAPTYVLYQLPGFETIIREGTEEQIEAVMSTLGSGEQIWNSACTEPGAGSDVGALATTYKRENGKIYLNGTKTFITSSLGVKYLVIMAKSAEDPSVFTEFFLDMSKPGVKLSPLTKLGLRMDSCCEVYMDNVELEEKDIFGKEGNGFMRGVSDFNFERWLVGACDYGTAISAFEDAMAHANTRIAFGKPISRFQLNQIKITDMCIKLTNMKNMLYEAAWNADNNDGNFDPAAAAMCKYYCANASFEVVDDAMQIMGGIAVASEHRINRIWRDLRVDRVSGGTDEMMILATSKGASIKYKQ, from the coding sequence ATGGATTTCAAGTTGACGGACGAGCAGGAGCTGATCGTCGATAGCTACCGCGAGTACATGGAGAGCGAGAACTGGGAGACCTACTTCCACGAGTGCGACGAGAAGCACGAGTACCCGTTGCGCTGGGTGAAGGGCCTCTGCGAGCTGGGCTTCGACCAGATCATGCTCCCCGAGAGCCACGGCGGCCTCGGCCTCGAGCAGCCCTGCGTGACGCTCATGGCCGTCTACGAGGTGCTCGGCCGCTTCGGCGCCCCCACCTACGTGCTCTACCAGCTCCCGGGCTTCGAGACCATCATCCGCGAGGGCACCGAGGAGCAGATCGAGGCCGTCATGTCCACGCTGGGCTCCGGCGAGCAGATCTGGAACTCCGCCTGCACCGAGCCGGGCGCCGGCTCCGACGTGGGCGCGCTGGCCACCACGTACAAGCGCGAGAACGGCAAGATCTACCTCAACGGCACCAAGACGTTCATCACCTCCTCGCTGGGCGTGAAGTACCTCGTCATCATGGCGAAGAGCGCCGAGGACCCCAGCGTGTTCACCGAGTTCTTCCTCGACATGTCCAAGCCGGGCGTCAAGCTTTCCCCGCTGACCAAGCTGGGCCTGCGCATGGACAGCTGCTGCGAGGTCTACATGGACAACGTGGAGCTTGAGGAGAAGGACATCTTCGGCAAGGAGGGCAACGGCTTCATGCGCGGCGTGTCCGACTTCAACTTCGAGCGCTGGCTCGTGGGCGCCTGCGACTACGGCACCGCCATCAGCGCGTTCGAGGACGCCATGGCGCACGCGAACACCCGCATCGCCTTCGGCAAGCCGATCAGCCGCTTCCAGCTCAACCAGATCAAGATCACCGACATGTGCATCAAGCTGACGAACATGAAGAACATGCTGTACGAAGCCGCTTGGAACGCCGACAACAACGACGGCAACTTCGACCCGGCCGCGGCCGCCATGTGCAAGTACTACTGCGCCAACGCCTCCTTCGAGGTCGTCGACGACGCCATGCAGATCATGGGCGGCATCGCCGTGGCCAGCGAGCATCGCATCAACCGCATCTGGCGCGACCTGCGCGTCGACCGCGTCTCGGGCGGCACCGACGAGATGATGATCCTCGCCACGTCCAAGGGCGCCTCCATCAAGTACAAGCAGTAA